The Primulina eburnea isolate SZY01 chromosome 8, ASM2296580v1, whole genome shotgun sequence genome contains a region encoding:
- the LOC140837969 gene encoding glucan endo-1,3-beta-glucosidase 5-like, producing the protein MKKPSSPIFILGLCVILWSYNSSCADAYIGMNWGRLSSQRLIPSMVVDLLLQNDIKSVRIFSQSDNVLEAFYNSDITVTYGIANTLLNNYLNMSTIQWWIDNKIVKYQNKMKFGYATIGINPLSPAYNEIMYFSALPVLKNMQRQLNMNSMSHIKATTPHYVDVLTLTNTSKPSEVDFRSDIKEHMVEYVRFLRDNDAPFMFSMFPIRFVNENSLDLEFAYVDNKSNYTVIDTNATYRNAFELLYDSLHWALDKAGAGGVKIIIGAIGWPTDSYPGANVTNAERFYKSFLPYIASGRGTPMRPNQKIDVFLHSLSDENRLEPQLGGFQRHWGVYKFNGEPKYKIDVSGKGEDVYPSVAKGVIRMPSRWCVFNENLDDPRLVESMRTIACNASDCSSMEPGGSCSSLPYEKKISYAFNRYFQTKGQASELSDEKCDMGGLGKVVSVNPSVGTCDFPVEILSAEKAIEGETFGAADNGGERVFGWVSASTGLLALILLRMIG; encoded by the exons ATGAAGAAGCCGTCGAGTCCAATCTTTATATTGGGGCTCTGTGTGATTTTATGGTCATACAATTCTTCATGCGCAGATGCATATATAGGCATGAACTGGGGGAGATTGAGTTCCCAAAGATTGATCCCTTCCATGGTTGTTGATTTGCTGTTGCAGAATGATATTAAAAGTGTCAGGATTTTTTCGCAAAGTGACAATGTTTTGGAGGCTTTCTATAACTCCGATATTACAGTTACCTACGGTATCGCTAATACgttattgaataattatttaaacatgtcaacaATACAATGGTGGATAGATAACAAGATAGTCAAGTATCAAAACAAAATGAAATTCGG GTATGCCACCATTGGAATTAATCCCCTTTCTCCAGCATACAACGAAATAATGTACTTTAGCGCACTGCCTGTCCTGAAGAATATGCAAAGACAGCTTAACATGAATAGCATGTCACATATAAAAGCAACAACCCCACATTACGTAGATGTCCTCACTCTGACAAATACTTCGAAGCCGTCGGAAGTAGATTTCCGGTCAGATATTAAAGAGCACATGGTAGAATACGTAAGATTCCTTAGAGACAACGATGCCCCTTTCATGTTTTCCATGTTCCCGATTAGATTCGTGAACGAAAACAGCTTGGATCTTGAATTTGCATATGTGGACAACAAATCGAATTACACCGTAATTGACACAAATGCGACCTACAGAAATGCATTCGAATTATTGTACGATTCATTGCATTGGGCTTTGGATAAAGCCGGCGCGGGAGGCGTGAAAATCATAATTGGAGCCATCGGTTGGCCTACGGATAGTTACCCAGGAGCCAACGTCACGAATGCGGAACGTTTTTACAAAAGCTTTCTCCCTTACATCGCCAGTGGAAGAGGGACCCCTATGAGACCCAACCAGAAGATCGACGTGTTCTTACACAGCCTCTCTGATGAAAACCGGTTGGAACCCCAATTGGGTGGGTTCCAGCGTCACTGGGGAGTCTATAAATTCAACGGGGAGCCCAAATACAAGATCGATGTATCTGGAAAGGGAGAAGATGTCTATCCCAGCGTCGCTAAAGGAGTGATACGCATGCCGAGTCGATGGTGTGTGTTCAATGAGAACCTCGATGACCCTAGGTTAGTGGAGTCTATGAGGACTATAGCATGCAACGCTTCGGATTGCTCGAGTATGGAGCCGGGGGGATCGTGCTCCAGTTTACCATACGAGAAGAAGATTTCTTACGCGTTCAACAGGTACTTCCAGACGAAGGGGCAGGCATCTGAGTTGTCGGATGAAAAATGCGACATGGGTGGGTTGGGGAAGGTGGTGTCAGTAAATCCATCCGTGGGGACATGCGACTTCCCGGTGGAGATTTTGTCGGCGGAAAAAGCCATTGAAGGTGAAACGTTTGGCGCCGCGGATAACGGCGGGGAGAGAGTATTTGGGTGGGTATCTGCATCAACAGGGCTTTTAGCGTTGATTTTGCTTCGGATGATCGGATGA